AATATGCTGCTTATAGGCCTTCCATATATTGATAATAGTAATGTCATTGTGTTACTAAATGATAACCTCTTCTGCTTTTGCACTATATGCAAATTACTCATCGTATTGCTATCAAGATTTTGAACTACTTGCGCTTTTTTAAGTGATTGTGTAATTGAAAACACTTTTTTAGGTTTTGGTGCATTCACATTGATAGTAGGTGAATAACTTATATCCACATGTTTTACAACTGAAGCTTTTTCTGCCTCCCTATCATTAAACTTCTTTTGCAACTCTACTTCTGTGGACAATTGTATCGTTATTCCGGTGCTCGAACCCTCATCAATACACTCCGATTCTCCGCTCCCTACCACTTTCTCCTCATAAGTGAGTTTCGGAAGAGGTTCATTCTTTAAATCAATCTGTTGCTGGTTATTTGCTTCTTCTACTATTGCCTCAGATTTCCCCACACTGCTATCTCTCTCATTAACTTTTTGCTGATATTTAACACAATCTTCATAAGAAGCTAAAGGACTAAGCTCTTTACTAGCTACGCCTTCGTCGTAAATTAAACGTAGACTTGAATCTGATAAAATTTTTGCGGCACTTTCCCGATTAAATTTTTTTATTTCCTTGCCAAATTTTCTTTCTAATTTATCTTTATGTTTCATTAAGAAACATCCCTCTATTGTCTCTTCTAATGGACATTCCAGATTAAAGCCAAGATGATTTTTCACTTGGCTTATATAATCAAGATTAAATTTGTGCCAAAGCGCGATTTTTTTTTGATCATTTCCTAATATCTTTGAATAACTTTCATCTACTTTGTTTAAGTTATCACGATTTTTTTCTTTTTCACTTTCCTTTTCCTTTTCAAATTCTTGCTGATAAGATAGAATTTGTTTTTTTAAGCGTATAGCATCATGTAATCCTCCTTCTTTAATACTATCGTGTATTACTTTCTCGCTAAATTGCTTCTTTTCGTTAAATTTTTGAAATTCTTCCTCAAGTCTATCTTGCTCACTTTGAGGCAAGGAATCTAAATTAATAGCAGACAATTCAATATTTAAATATTCTTCTAAGGAGCTTAGATAATTAAGTGCATTATCCCTATAAGATTCATTCGAAGGTTTATTATTATTCCTTTGCAAAACAGCCACTTTGTTATTAGAGCCTGTTTCGTCTAAATTACAAGATATAACTTTATTTTCTAGATCTATTATATACTGCAAGCCCTTCTTACGTATTTCACTATCAATAATCTTACTAGTTTTTAGGGCTTTTTCTTCAATGTCACCTTTAAGCTTCTTCCTTCCTTTTTTGCTTTGTATATCTTCTAATTCAATTTTTAATTGTGCTTTTAATTGCCTTTTAGCTTTCTTCTTATGAGAAGAAAGTAAGTAATCCTTAACATTGTGATTAAAATTATTGCATTTCTCTGTAAAATCATCTTTATCTTTAAAATCTAACACAGTGTAATAATTTAGCTCTTTCTTATTTTTTTTACCAAATAAGTAATTTTTTATCTCTTGTAATAGGGTATCATTATTTCTGTTCTTCTTAATACTTATGTTGCTCATTACCTTTCCCCTTGATTTTAAATAGCTTAATTTTTTAATATAATAAATTAAGATTAATCCTAAAATATTGATTTTTAGTTAATATAGTATAAAAAATAAGGATTTAATTTAATTATCTTATTAAAGATTAAAATAATTAATATATTCGCGCAACAAAAATTTATTATATCAAAATTATAAAGTGATAAAATGCTCCTATATTATAATGTAACCCCCTACTATAGTCGATTTAAGAAAAAGCATTTACTAGGCTTTACAACTAATAAATAAAACATCATAATGATAATAATCTGTAACTTTTGTTAATTTATACAAATAGTTTTAATCAATATTTTATTTTAAGAGCTAAATTTTTATTATATTTTGGTGTATTTATGAATTTAACTAGCCCTAAAGTTGCAAGTGTATTCTGTGACCACATTATTGCCATTGATGATTGCAATAACATTTGGGAAAGGATACAAAATCAACTTCGTAAGCTTTATGGGGAGGCTATTTTTAATAGTTGGATTGGCTTTTTAAAATTCATCAGTAATAACAATGGAGAAGTGTTACTTTCAGCTCCAACTAGATTTATTAAGGAATGGATATCGATACATTATATAGATAAAATACTATCTCTATGGCAGAGTGAAGATAATACCATACGTTCACTTGATGTTCGAGTTATTAAGGAAGAGAGTAATGTTGTAGATAAGGAAGGCTATAAAACCATTACTACTAGTTATGATAATTTATCTTCTCCATTAGATCCAAGATTTACTTTTGATAATTTTGTTGTTGGCAAGCCAAATGAGCTTGCGTTCACTGCAGCAAAGCGTATTGCTGAATCTTCTGCTTCTATTCTTGGAAGTAATCCTTTGTTCTTATATGGTGGTGTAGGGCTGGGTAAAACACATCTAATGCATGCTATTGCATGGCATATTGTTAATTCTTCAAGTAAAAGAAAGGTAGTGTATTTATCAGCAGAAAAATTTATGTACCAATACATAACAGCATTAAGAAATAGGGATATCATGGTGTTTAAGGAGCAATTTCGCTCAACTGATGTGCTTATGATAGATGATGTACAATTCATCAGTGGTAAAGACAGTACTCAAGAAGAATTCTTTCATACTTTTAATGCATTAATTGATCAAAACAAACAGTTGGTAATTTCCGCTGATAGATCGCCAAGTAGCTTAAATGGAGTTGAGGATAGAATAAAGTCACGTTTAGGGTGGGGATTGGTAGCAGACATTAATGACACAACTTTTGAGCTTAGGTTAGGAATATTACAGTCTAAAGTAGAAAATATGGAAGCTGATATTCCTGATGGGGTGCTTGAATTTTTAGCAAAAAATATAAAGTCTAATGTTAGGGAGCTAGAAGGAGCATTAAACAAGGTTATGGCTCACTCTTTATTAAATGGTAAAAATATAACTATAGAATTAGCTAATGATACTCTATCGGATCTTTTACGTTCAAATTACAAAACGATCTCAATTGATGAAATACAGAAAAAAGTATCTGAGTTTTTCAAGATAAAATTGTCAGATATATATTCAATCAAAAGAACTCGCAATCTATCTAGACCAAGACAAGTTGCAATGTACTTAGCAAAGATACTAACACAGAAAAGCTTACCTGATATTGGTAGAAGTTTTGGTGGTAGAGACCATACAACTATCATTCATGCGGTAAGACAAATAGAGAATTTAATAAAAACTGACGTGAATCTTGCAAATGATGTTAATTTATTAATTAAAATGTTAAGATAAACAAAATGAATAAGTTAGTAATCATCTTTCTCTCACTATCCTGTATATTTACAAGTGTATTTGCTTCAGTTAAAACCGTTGCTACTGTTAATGGAGAGTTAATTTCAAGTCTGGATGTTGAGAAACGTATATTATCTATGGAGCATCTTGGTATCAAAACAGATCAAAAGCAAGTTTTACAAAGCTTAATAGATGAAGTATTAATTGAAAATCAGGCAAAAAAACTTAAAATCTCTGTCAGTAACAATGAATTAAATGATGAAATTCCCTTATTTTTTAAAAGATTTAAGCTAAATTATGATGAATCTATAAAGCAAGTTAAAAATAATGATATAGATTATGATTCAATAATAAAGCAGATAAAATCCCAACTATTGTGGAGTAAAATCTCTGAATTAAAGATATTGTCTTTTATCAATATTAGTAATGAGGAAGTAAACAATATTGCACAACAAATAGATAGAGCAAGTGTGATTATTAATGCTTTAGAAATACTAATACCTAATAAATCTAATAGTTCATATAACACCGCTGTTAACATAGTTCAAAAATTACGTAATAATGAAAGCCTTGAGGCAATTGTAAAAGATTATACTGAGTTCTCAGTATCTGTACAAAAAGAAGCGTTAAGTATAATGCAGTTGCCTTCTAAGTTACAAAATATACTAGGAAGCTTAAATGTTGATGATATTAGCGATCCAATTGCTGTAGATGGTGCATACTTAGTAGTAAAAGTTACTGATAAAATAAAATTTGATCCATCACTGCTAGATGCGACTTTAAGCTTAAAGCAAATTTATCTATTAAATAACCAGGAAAGTTTTAAGGAATATTATGAAAAGCTAGATGATCTAAAAAGTCAGAAAGTGGACTGTTTAATGTTTGATAGAGTGGTAGAAAATTTAGGGTTACCAAAAGTAGAAAAAATTGAGGTAAAAATGGGGGAACTAGCTCCTTATATGCAAGCTCCTTTACAGAAGTTACAAGTAGGAGAGATAATAGATATTAAGGATAATAAAGGCAATCTAAGATTAATAATGCTGTGCAATATACAAAAAAAATATGTAGATCAGCGTGAATGGATAAAACAGAAGATTTATGAACAAAAAGTCTCAATGCAAAGTGCTATATATTTTGATAATATGCGAAAAAATGCTACTATAGTATTCAGCTAACGTTTTTTAAAATGCTTTCTGTTTTCTAAACCACTATAAGGTATTCATGTTAATAGCTATAAAACTTGGGCAAGAAGATGAATGTGATAAGAAATTTTTTGGCTGCTCCACACTTCCCTCAGTATAACTATTAGAAGATGAGCGTCTACCTTTATCAATATGATTATTAATTTTTTCTGGACTGCTTTCACCATCACTGATGCCACTGTCTATACGATGATCACTATCCTCAACACGATCTTCAGTAGATTTATTATTATCTTCCACTTGTGCTTTAGGAGGAGTTTGGACATCATCATCTTCCCAATAATCAGAGCCAGGTGTAGTACTGCCACTCTCTTCATCGGAATAACCCATATCCTCTGCTCTTTTCTTTAACTGACTTTTCAAATTTAAACTTTCATCATTTTCAGGAGCTTTGAAACGCTGCCTTATTTCTTCATCAGTAAAGTGCCTTAACTTTGTATTCTTTCTTATATCTTCAAGGAGCTCATTCCTATTACCACTTTTGCTATATTTATCCTTCTCACTCTCGTCAATGCACTCTAACTTCGTTTGGCTGATATCTTTTATATGTTGCAATTGATCTATACCTTTAGGCTTATCAACTGAGAAACTATTCTCAGGCATAGGAGGCGGTGGTGGAGGTGCTTGAAACTCAGAAGCAACACTGTTTGGTTGTTGATCTATTTTTTCTTTATCATTCTTAATGTTGTTTCGTTCATTAGAATTGCTTTGTTTTGCAGCTTGAGATTGAGATAAAACTTTAGAGTTATCATATATGACAATAGGCATGGAAGGAAGAATAAGCATAGTAGATTTGCTTGGATTACTGATATTCTGTGATTGAGGCAAAGTTTTAGACTTACTACCCGTATTAATTCCGTATATAGAAGAAGTTGAATTTTTCTGTGGCTGATGAGAATTTGAAGTATTGTTTGACTGTTGGTTCGTTCTACTTGTTATAGAAGGGTTAGATACAGCAAAACATCCTGTACCAGATACTTGAGGAGTACCAGGGCTTCTTAAGAGCTGGTTACTTGATTTCTCATCATTTGAAGCCAAGCTTAATTTATTCTGCTCAACATCTTGAACAATTTTAGGAGTTAAAATCTCTTTATCTGTTTCAGGTACACAAGAAATGTATTGCTGTGTGTCATATTTTTTATTAGGGATGGATTGATTATTAAAATCAATAGGGTTAAGGTTTTTTAGATTATCTTCTAATCTTATAAGCTTTTCGTTAGTGCTGCAAGCAGTTCCTTTTTTAGGAGCACCCCTTCTATGAGTGATATTATTACAAATAGCATAAGCATTATAAGCAGAGAGCATTGTACATGTAGCAAAACCAATAGAGCATAGTAAGAATAACGGGCTACCAATACCTACTGTTACTAAACTATAAACGATACCTGTAACAGAGAACAAAGAGGCAAATATAAAGAGAGTAAGTGAAAAAACATGTAATAGATTGTTAGTTTGTTTATACTGCTTATACCTTTCCATCTTGAATCCCCCTTTTGCAACTATTGTAGTTAAGAAGATGACAAACTATGTCAATAGAATGATCTTCTAAATTTAAGTTTTTCGTTCTTCAGTATTTACATAAAGTTTACAAAAAATCCAAATTTAGGTATAAGTTTAGATAATATATTTTAGGTTGTAAAGGGATGAAATATTATAGGTTATTTTTTATCTGCTTTCTACTATATGGTAGAGTTTTATTTGCGTCAAATTTTGCTGAAACGAAATGCACTGAAACTCCTGAGAGTTATGACTTAGAAAACAAGCCGGAAGAGTTTAATTCATCAAATAATTTAAGACGTAAAGCTGGCTCTGCAGATATAGCTAAAGGGGAGTTAATATATATAAGAGGAAAAGTAACAGACATAAATTGTGTGCCAGTACAAAATGCAGTGGTATTTATATGGCAAGCTGATGCGAATGGAATTTATCAAAACATAAAAGATGCAAGTAATGCTGACCCAAATTTTTTAGGTTCAGGAAAATATATTACAAATAATATGGGCTATTATAATTTTATTACTGTCATGCCAGGTAATTATCAAAATATTAATTTCCTTATACAACATCCTGATTTTGCTGAATTACATACAAAAATGTTTTTCTCTGATAACTCAAAATCAGAAGATTTCATAGAGCAGCTTGCAGCTCCTTACACAGTAGACAAAAATGGCATAAAAACATATAGGTTCAATATTGTCCTTGGGGGGCATAATAAGTATATAACTTATTAGTTGTGTAAAATTGTTAATAACGCTACACTTTAGTAACAGAACAAATGTTTAAAAAGGGGGATAGGTTATGCCAGGAAAAGGTAAAGATAAAAATAAAAGAGCAACTAGTAGTGGTAACTCTCCTATTGGACAACAAGGAGATATAACTAAGACAAACTTAGAAAAAGAACAGACGACTCCAACAGAAAAAGATGAGTCTATTGAAAGTACTGCTACTAATAATGACAATATTCTTGAACAACAACAAAATATAACTGCTCGTAATGTAAGTGGCAAAGAGGATTCAATAAGCGAAAAAACTTCAATTGAACTTGATTTTGATGCAAAAAGTTTAGACGAAGATATTGAGCAAACAAATAAAACTAATGTTGATAATCCACAGGTAGGTCAGGATAGCGGTTTCAATGAGCTACCCTTTTCTGAACATGGTGGATCCGATGATATAGAAGTAGTTAGTGCTGATGGTGCTCATACAAAATTAGATAGTGATGGTGAAAATAAAAGCGTTAAACAAACAAGCGAGGCTCGTAATGAGATAAAAGTAGATCAAGTTAGTACAGTACAAAGCCCTGTAAGTACTGAGGCTGATTATGCTACTCCTCTTGAGCGTAGTGAATCTAGTAATACAAAAACAATTAATAATGATAACTCTGTAAGACAGGAAGATGATATTGATAATGATACAGATGAACGTGAACTAGAAGATGATTCAAAACCAGAAGAAAAAAGTAATTTAATTCTAACCACAGTACATTCTTCTGATGATGAAGATTTGAGTGCTGATGATACAAGTAAGCCTGAGCTAAAAGAAGAAGAAAATGAGCATGAAGTAGAAAAAAATATAAGGGCTCAATCGAGAAAAGAGTCTCTTAGTGATGGTGAAAGTTTAATTGATAGTACTCCTGATTCTAGCACGCCTCATACAAAAACTTCGCGTATGAGTAAAGATAGTAGTATTTTAAGTGATCATAATTCTCCAAAAAAGAAAGTGTCTAAATCACTATTTACTAATTTTTCTAAAGGGCAAAAGATCTTTTTAGGTTTAACGATATTTTCTATGATTGCTTCTACTTTATCGTTATCTTTGTTGCTTTTTAAAATTGACAAGTTACATAGTGCTGTAGCGTTGGCTATTTCTGGTACTTTTATGATTGCTTTTGGTTCAATTTTTTTGTGTTATTCAAATGATAGATCTAAAAAAAATGATCCACTAAGTAAGTTTGATTCTAATGGAGTAGAAATGTTAATGCCAGAAAGTAAAAAAAACAAATAGCCAAAACTTTATAAACGAATAAAATGTTGCGGTAGTAACTGTAATTTCTATGAAACATTTCTTCTATGATGCAAGTCGTTTGGCTGTGTCTTTTACTGGTATAGTTTTAGATACTGTGGTATGCAGTGTACAGAAGTTAAAATCTGGTATGTTTACTTGTCTTAATGATGAGTTGGTAAATCGTGATGAATTTTCAGCTTTAAGTGAAGTAGTAAAAGAAACTGCTGTTAAACAAAGTGAGATAGAAAAAAAGCTAGACAATTTAAAAGACCAGCTTATTAAAGATCCAAAGTAATGTATATATAATGTATGCTAAAAGAAGAAGATAGAATATTTACTAACTTAAATGGCAAAGAAAGTCCATTTTTAAGCGCTGCCAAAAAGCGTGGTGCTTGGCAGCAAACAAAAAAGTTTTTGGAGCTAAGTCCAGAAGATATCATAAATGAAATAAAAAAATCTGGATTGCGAGGCAGAGGAGGAGCTGGGTTTCCAACAGCTTTAAAATGGAGCTTTATGCCTAAAGAAAAATCAGATGATAAACCATCTTATCTGGTGGTAAATGCTGATGAATCTGAGCCAGGAACATGCAAGGATAGAGATATTATAAGGCATGAGCCGCATAAGTTAATAGAAGGAACATTACTTGCAAGCAAAGCAATAGGTGCATCTGTTGCATATATATATATTAGAGGCGAATTTTATAACGAGTATCAAGTATTAAAAAAAGCATTAGATGAAGCGTATAAAGCTGGACTAGTTGGCAAAAACGCTTGTGATTCAGGTTATGATCTAGATATTTTTATTCACAGAGGAGCTGGTGCTTATATATGTGGCGAAGAAACTGCTCAGCTTGAATCTATTGAAGGAAAAAAAGGCATGCCACGCCTTAAACCACCATTTCCTGCTGCTTCTGGGTTATTTGGCTGTCCCACTACAATAAATAATGTTGAGACTATCGCTGTTGTACCAGACATTTTAACACGTGGCGGTGACTGGTTTGCATCTTTAGGTAAGCCAAATAATACAGGTACTAAAGTGTTTTGTATCTCTGGGCATGTAAACAAGCCTTGTAACGTTGAAGAAGAAATGGGAATATCACTGCGAGAGATGATCGAAAAACATGCAGGTGGAGTACGTGGTGGTTGGGATAACTTACTTGCTGTAATACCTGGTGGATCTTCCGTACCTCTTATTCCTAAGTCAATATGTGATACTATAGAAATGGATTTTGATTCCTTAAGAACTGTACAATCTGGTCTTGGCACTGCAGCGGTTACAGTTATGGATAAATCTACAGACATTATTCAAGCGATAGAGAGGCTTTCTCATTTTTATATGCATGAGTCTTGTGGGCAATGCAGCCCTTGTCGAGAAGGTACAGGTTGGATGTGGAGAGTTATGAAGAGAATGGTTAAAGGTGACTCAACTACTGAAGAGATAGATAAATTACTAGATATTGCTAGCCAAGTAGAAGGGCATACTATATGTGCGCTTGGCGATGCAGCAGCATGGCCTATACAAGGGTTAGTTAGGCACTTTCGCCATGTTATAGAGGATAGGATAAAAACTTTTCACTTAGCTTAATTCTAGATTTTGAGATACAACACCATCTGCTCTTTTACAATTCTCTATTATATCTTTGTCTCAATCTAAATTGTATAAAATATTAGGTAAAGGAAATAAGAAGCATAAGAGATAAGTAAAGATGGAATTAAGTAATATAAGTTGAGCTTAAGGCGGCCAGAGACAACTGTTATTAAACTTCCAAAAATTGGTACCCAAGCTAAAAATATAATCAGACATATAATCACGCTTTTATAATAGTTAAATATTTTGTTAGTTTTATTGTATTTTAACCTAATATAAACCATTAACCTCCCTAGACACCAGTTAATTACTCCTCCTATGCAGGATCCCATTGTTGCTGTAACTAGCATTAAAAAATGATTATAAGTATTAAAATAAAGCATTGCTTTAAATATAAACGGTTCATTCAATGGCAAAATTAAAGATGAAATTAAACTGTCAGTGAATAAAAGACGATAAGCTTCTATATTATTCATTTGATGCGGTTTTACAATATAGCTGTTTCTTATAATATCTTATTTCTAAAGCAGCTTCAAAAAATATAAAAAGGTTGTACAATAACTTATTAATATATAATTTAGTAGTTTTAGGTATTTTATGAATCTTGTTACTAGATCAGCATTGGATTTTACTGCACCAGCAGTAATGGCAGATGGAGAAATAATAGATAATTTTTGTTTTAGTGAACAAGTAAAGGGGAAATATGCTGTTCTCTTTTTCTATCCACTAGACTTTACTTTTGTCTGCCCAACTGAACTGATCGCACTTAATAATAAGATTAGTGAATTTACGCATCGTGAAGTGGAAGTTATTGGTATTAGTGTGGATTCAAAATTTTCACATCATCATTGGCGTAAGGCACCTATTACCGAAGGAGGAATAGGGAAAATTAATTATTCTTTAGTTTCTGACATAAAAAAATCCATATCACGCGATTATGAAGTACTGCATGACGATGCAATAGCGCTGCGAGCAACTTTTATAATTGATGATAAGTTTGTGGTGCGTCACCAATCGATAAATGATCTACCTTTGGGTCGTAATATTGATGAGATTGTAAGAATAATTGATGCAATCAAGCACCATGAAGAGCATGGAGAAGTTTGCCCTGCCAACTGGAAAGAAGGTAAAGCTGCTATGCAGGCAAGCAGTGAAGGAGTATGTGATTACTTAACTTCACATAGTGAGGAGCTATAAATATATATGGCCTTACATGAAACAAAAGTTTTAATTATAGGTTCCGGAGCGGCAGGGTACACCGCTGCAATATATGCTGCTCGGGCAAATCTAAGTCCAATAGTTGTAACAGGCATGCAACCAGGGGGGCAGCTTACAATTACTACCGATGTGGAAAATTATCCCGGATTTGCAAAAGCTGTGCAAGGGCCATATCTTATGGAGCAGATGAGGCTACAAGCGGAAAATGTAGGAGCAAAGATTATAGAAGATGAAGTAAAGGGTGTAGAATGCATAGATGGTGGTAAATATAAATTTAAATCTTCTTCTTATGGGAATGAATATTTATCCAGTACACTTATAATTGCAACAGGAGCTGAGGCTAAATGGCTTGGAATAGAAAGCGAAGAAAAGTTTAAGGGCTATGGAGTTTCAGCTTGTGCAACTTGCGATGGCGCCTTTTTTAAAAAACAGAAAGTTGCAGTAATTGGCGGAGGTAATACTGCAGTTGAAGAGGCTTTATTTTTAACTAATCATGCAAGTGAGGTTGTGCTAATACATAGACGCGATCAGCTCAGAGCCGAAGAAGTTATGCAAGGCAGGTTATTTAATAATCCAAAAATT
This sequence is a window from Candidatus Mesenet endosymbiont of Phosphuga atrata. Protein-coding genes within it:
- the dnaA gene encoding chromosomal replication initiator protein DnaA, whose amino-acid sequence is MNLTSPKVASVFCDHIIAIDDCNNIWERIQNQLRKLYGEAIFNSWIGFLKFISNNNGEVLLSAPTRFIKEWISIHYIDKILSLWQSEDNTIRSLDVRVIKEESNVVDKEGYKTITTSYDNLSSPLDPRFTFDNFVVGKPNELAFTAAKRIAESSASILGSNPLFLYGGVGLGKTHLMHAIAWHIVNSSSKRKVVYLSAEKFMYQYITALRNRDIMVFKEQFRSTDVLMIDDVQFISGKDSTQEEFFHTFNALIDQNKQLVISADRSPSSLNGVEDRIKSRLGWGLVADINDTTFELRLGILQSKVENMEADIPDGVLEFLAKNIKSNVRELEGALNKVMAHSLLNGKNITIELANDTLSDLLRSNYKTISIDEIQKKVSEFFKIKLSDIYSIKRTRNLSRPRQVAMYLAKILTQKSLPDIGRSFGGRDHTTIIHAVRQIENLIKTDVNLANDVNLLIKMLR
- a CDS encoding SurA N-terminal domain-containing protein: MNKLVIIFLSLSCIFTSVFASVKTVATVNGELISSLDVEKRILSMEHLGIKTDQKQVLQSLIDEVLIENQAKKLKISVSNNELNDEIPLFFKRFKLNYDESIKQVKNNDIDYDSIIKQIKSQLLWSKISELKILSFINISNEEVNNIAQQIDRASVIINALEILIPNKSNSSYNTAVNIVQKLRNNESLEAIVKDYTEFSVSVQKEALSIMQLPSKLQNILGSLNVDDISDPIAVDGAYLVVKVTDKIKFDPSLLDATLSLKQIYLLNNQESFKEYYEKLDDLKSQKVDCLMFDRVVENLGLPKVEKIEVKMGELAPYMQAPLQKLQVGEIIDIKDNKGNLRLIMLCNIQKKYVDQREWIKQKIYEQKVSMQSAIYFDNMRKNATIVFS
- a CDS encoding protocatechuate 3,4-dioxygenase; this translates as MKYYRLFFICFLLYGRVLFASNFAETKCTETPESYDLENKPEEFNSSNNLRRKAGSADIAKGELIYIRGKVTDINCVPVQNAVVFIWQADANGIYQNIKDASNADPNFLGSGKYITNNMGYYNFITVMPGNYQNINFLIQHPDFAELHTKMFFSDNSKSEDFIEQLAAPYTVDKNGIKTYRFNIVLGGHNKYITY
- the nuoF gene encoding NADH-quinone oxidoreductase subunit NuoF — its product is MLKEEDRIFTNLNGKESPFLSAAKKRGAWQQTKKFLELSPEDIINEIKKSGLRGRGGAGFPTALKWSFMPKEKSDDKPSYLVVNADESEPGTCKDRDIIRHEPHKLIEGTLLASKAIGASVAYIYIRGEFYNEYQVLKKALDEAYKAGLVGKNACDSGYDLDIFIHRGAGAYICGEETAQLESIEGKKGMPRLKPPFPAASGLFGCPTTINNVETIAVVPDILTRGGDWFASLGKPNNTGTKVFCISGHVNKPCNVEEEMGISLREMIEKHAGGVRGGWDNLLAVIPGGSSVPLIPKSICDTIEMDFDSLRTVQSGLGTAAVTVMDKSTDIIQAIERLSHFYMHESCGQCSPCREGTGWMWRVMKRMVKGDSTTEEIDKLLDIASQVEGHTICALGDAAAWPIQGLVRHFRHVIEDRIKTFHLA
- a CDS encoding DedA family protein, whose amino-acid sequence is MNNIEAYRLLFTDSLISSLILPLNEPFIFKAMLYFNTYNHFLMLVTATMGSCIGGVINWCLGRLMVYIRLKYNKTNKIFNYYKSVIICLIIFLAWVPIFGSLITVVSGRLKLNLYYLIPSLLISYASYFLYLIFYTI
- a CDS encoding peroxiredoxin, with the protein product MNLVTRSALDFTAPAVMADGEIIDNFCFSEQVKGKYAVLFFYPLDFTFVCPTELIALNNKISEFTHREVEVIGISVDSKFSHHHWRKAPITEGGIGKINYSLVSDIKKSISRDYEVLHDDAIALRATFIIDDKFVVRHQSINDLPLGRNIDEIVRIIDAIKHHEEHGEVCPANWKEGKAAMQASSEGVCDYLTSHSEEL
- the trxB gene encoding thioredoxin-disulfide reductase; this translates as MALHETKVLIIGSGAAGYTAAIYAARANLSPIVVTGMQPGGQLTITTDVENYPGFAKAVQGPYLMEQMRLQAENVGAKIIEDEVKGVECIDGGKYKFKSSSYGNEYLSSTLIIATGAEAKWLGIESEEKFKGYGVSACATCDGAFFKKQKVAVIGGGNTAVEEALFLTNHASEVVLIHRRDQLRAEEVMQGRLFNNPKIKVIWDHVVEEIVGEENPKRVTAMVLKSVRNQELKKIEIDGIFIAIGHAPNTHIFKNLVKIDDAGYIVTQLGTTITSKAGVFAAGDVQDKVYRQAVVAAGSGCMAALDAERFIRDKTTE